A region of Sphingobium baderi DNA encodes the following proteins:
- the rpoC gene encoding DNA-directed RNA polymerase subunit beta', which yields MNELTNFANPVQKAETFDQIQIGLASPERIRSWSFGEIKKPETINYRTFKPERDGLFCARIFGPIKDYECLCGKYKRMKYKGIVCEKCGVEVTVSKVRRERMGHIELAAPVAHIWFLKSLPSRIGLLLDMQLKQLERVLYFESYIVTEPGLTPLEKFQLLTEDELLDAQDEYGEDAFTAGIGAEAVKQMLMDLDLEGEKVALLDELATTKSELKPKKIIKRLKVVESFLESGNRPEWMILDVVPVIPPELRPLVPLDGGRFATSDLNDLYRRVINRNNRLKRLMELRAPDIIVRNEKRMLQEAVDALFDNGRRGRVITGANKRPLKSLSDMLKGKQGRFRQNLLGKRVDYSGRSVIVTGPELKLHQCGLPKKMALELFKPFIYARLDAKGLSMTLKQAKKWVEKERKEVWDILDEVIREHPVMLNRAPTLHRLGIQAFEPVLIEGKAIQLHPLVCSAFNADFDGDQMAVHVPLSLEAQLEARVLMMSTNNILSPANGKPIIVPSQDMVLGIYYLSMEREGEPGEGMLLADMQEVHQALFAKAVTLHTKITSRVPQTDEAGNQYMKRFETTPGRMLLGECLPKSHKVPFDVVNRLLTKKEIGDVIDQVYRHTGQKDTVLFADAIMALGFRHAFQAGISFGKDDMVIPDSKEGTVAETKALVADYEQQYQDGLITQQEKYNKVIDAWSRCGDVVANAMMDEIRAQPKDPQTGRLAPINSIYMMAHSGARGSQAQMKQLAGMRGLMAKPSGEIIETPIISNFKEGLTVLEYFNSTHGARKGLADTALKTANSGYLTRRLVDVSQDCTIVEEDCGTEKALEMKAIVQGGSVIASLGERILGRTTAEDIVDTKDGRIVVPVGTLLDEPLVAEIEAIGTQAVKIRSPLICESKMGVCAKCYGRDLARGTPVNIGEAVGVIAAQSIGEPGTQLTMRTFHIGGAANFNETSNLESMSDGTIELRDMPTITDKQGRRLSLARNGEIAIIDSEGRERETHRLPYGATILFADGDTVKKGDRFAEWDPFTMPVITEKPGVVKYQDLIDGKTLTEQTDEATGIAQRVVTEFRGAARTKEDLRPRLTLLDDESGEAARYMLAVGATLSVDDGAQVQAGDVLARVSREAAKTRDITGGLPRVAELFEARKPKDNAIIAKVSGRVQFLKDYKAKRKIAINPEDGGEPVEYLIPKSKVIDVQEGDFVKRGDNLIGGSPDPHDILEVLGIEPLAEYLVAEIQEVYRLQGVKINDKHIETIVRQMLQKVEIIESGDTTLLVGEQVDREEMDEINAKLAPGFAPAAGKPVLLGITKASLQTRSFISAASFQETTRVLTEAAVQGKKDTLVGLKENVIVGRLIPAGTGAGMNRMRVAASSRDAALRAALRASSQVDLIAPKTAAQEHAAELAQGAEAAIGDDPLGAVQGEDFTTQDMD from the coding sequence CATCGTCTGCGAAAAGTGCGGTGTCGAAGTCACGGTGTCGAAGGTCCGCCGCGAGCGGATGGGCCATATCGAACTGGCCGCGCCGGTCGCGCATATCTGGTTCCTGAAGTCGCTGCCCAGCCGCATCGGCCTGCTGCTCGACATGCAGCTCAAGCAGCTTGAGCGCGTGCTCTATTTCGAAAGCTACATCGTCACCGAGCCGGGCCTGACCCCGCTGGAGAAGTTCCAGCTTCTGACCGAGGACGAACTGCTCGACGCGCAGGACGAATATGGCGAGGACGCCTTCACCGCCGGGATCGGCGCGGAAGCGGTCAAGCAGATGTTGATGGACCTCGACCTGGAAGGCGAGAAGGTCGCGCTGCTCGACGAGCTGGCCACCACCAAGTCGGAACTCAAGCCCAAGAAGATCATCAAGCGCCTGAAGGTCGTCGAGAGCTTTCTGGAATCCGGCAATCGCCCGGAATGGATGATCCTGGACGTGGTGCCGGTCATCCCGCCCGAACTGCGCCCGCTGGTGCCGCTGGACGGCGGCCGCTTCGCGACGTCGGACCTCAATGACCTGTATCGCCGCGTCATCAACCGTAACAACCGCCTGAAGCGGCTGATGGAACTGCGCGCGCCGGACATCATCGTCCGCAACGAAAAGCGCATGTTGCAGGAAGCCGTCGACGCCCTGTTCGACAATGGCCGCCGCGGCCGCGTCATCACCGGCGCGAACAAGCGTCCGCTCAAGTCGCTGTCCGACATGCTCAAGGGCAAGCAGGGCCGCTTCCGCCAGAACCTGCTCGGCAAGCGCGTCGACTATTCGGGCCGTTCGGTGATCGTGACGGGCCCGGAACTCAAGCTGCATCAGTGCGGCCTGCCCAAGAAGATGGCGCTCGAACTGTTCAAGCCCTTCATCTACGCGCGGCTTGACGCCAAGGGTCTGTCCATGACCCTCAAGCAGGCGAAGAAGTGGGTCGAGAAGGAGCGCAAGGAAGTCTGGGACATCCTGGACGAAGTGATCCGCGAGCATCCGGTCATGCTGAACCGTGCGCCGACACTCCACCGTCTGGGCATCCAGGCGTTCGAACCCGTGCTGATCGAAGGCAAGGCGATCCAGCTTCACCCGCTGGTCTGCTCGGCGTTCAACGCGGACTTCGACGGCGACCAGATGGCCGTGCACGTTCCCCTGAGCCTTGAGGCCCAGTTGGAAGCGCGCGTGCTGATGATGTCGACCAACAACATCCTCAGCCCCGCGAACGGCAAGCCGATCATCGTCCCCTCGCAGGACATGGTGCTGGGTATCTATTACCTGTCCATGGAACGCGAAGGCGAGCCGGGTGAAGGCATGCTGCTGGCCGACATGCAGGAAGTGCATCAGGCGCTCTTCGCCAAGGCAGTGACGCTGCACACGAAGATCACCAGCCGCGTGCCGCAGACCGACGAAGCCGGCAATCAGTATATGAAGCGCTTCGAGACGACGCCCGGCCGCATGCTGCTGGGCGAGTGCCTGCCCAAGAGCCACAAGGTGCCCTTCGACGTCGTCAACCGCCTTCTCACCAAGAAGGAAATCGGGGACGTCATCGATCAGGTCTATCGCCACACCGGCCAGAAGGACACGGTGCTGTTCGCCGACGCGATCATGGCGCTGGGCTTCCGCCACGCGTTCCAGGCGGGCATCTCGTTCGGCAAAGACGACATGGTCATCCCTGATTCCAAGGAAGGAACCGTTGCGGAAACCAAGGCGCTGGTGGCTGATTATGAACAGCAATATCAGGACGGCCTGATCACCCAGCAGGAAAAGTACAACAAGGTGATCGACGCCTGGAGCCGTTGCGGCGACGTGGTCGCGAACGCCATGATGGACGAAATCCGCGCCCAGCCCAAGGACCCGCAGACCGGCCGCCTGGCCCCGATCAACTCCATCTACATGATGGCGCACTCGGGTGCGCGTGGTTCGCAGGCCCAGATGAAGCAGCTTGCCGGTATGCGCGGCCTCATGGCCAAGCCGAGCGGCGAGATCATCGAAACGCCGATCATCTCGAACTTCAAGGAAGGCCTCACCGTCCTTGAATATTTCAACTCCACCCACGGCGCCCGCAAGGGTCTGGCCGACACCGCGCTCAAGACGGCGAACTCGGGCTACCTGACCCGCCGTCTGGTCGACGTGTCGCAGGATTGCACCATCGTCGAAGAGGATTGCGGCACCGAAAAGGCGCTGGAGATGAAGGCGATCGTCCAGGGCGGCAGCGTCATCGCCTCGCTTGGCGAGCGTATCCTGGGCCGCACCACGGCCGAGGATATCGTCGACACGAAGGACGGCCGCATCGTGGTGCCGGTCGGCACCCTGTTGGACGAGCCTCTCGTGGCTGAGATCGAAGCCATCGGCACGCAGGCGGTGAAGATCCGCAGTCCGCTGATCTGCGAAAGCAAGATGGGCGTTTGCGCGAAATGCTATGGCCGTGATCTTGCTCGCGGCACGCCGGTCAATATCGGCGAAGCGGTCGGCGTCATCGCGGCGCAGTCCATCGGCGAGCCGGGCACGCAGCTCACCATGCGGACCTTCCACATCGGCGGCGCGGCGAACTTCAACGAAACGTCGAACCTGGAATCCATGTCGGACGGCACGATCGAGCTGCGCGACATGCCGACCATCACCGACAAGCAGGGTCGCCGCCTGTCGCTCGCCCGCAATGGCGAGATCGCGATCATCGATTCCGAAGGCCGCGAACGCGAAACGCACCGCCTGCCTTACGGCGCCACCATCCTGTTCGCGGATGGCGACACCGTGAAGAAGGGCGACCGCTTCGCCGAGTGGGATCCCTTCACCATGCCGGTCATCACCGAAAAGCCGGGTGTCGTGAAGTATCAGGATCTGATCGACGGCAAGACGCTGACCGAACAGACCGACGAAGCCACCGGCATCGCGCAGCGCGTGGTCACGGAATTCCGTGGCGCCGCCCGCACGAAGGAGGATCTGCGTCCGCGCCTCACTCTGCTGGATGACGAATCCGGCGAGGCCGCCCGCTACATGCTGGCGGTGGGTGCTACGCTGTCGGTCGATGACGGAGCGCAGGTGCAGGCCGGTGACGTGCTGGCGCGTGTCTCCCGCGAAGCCGCGAAGACCCGCGACATCACCGGCGGTCTGCCGCGCGTCGCCGAACTGTTCGAAGCCCGCAAGCCCAAGGACAATGCGATCATTGCCAAGGTGTCGGGCCGCGTCCAGTTCCTCAAGGATTACAAGGCGAAGCGCAAGATCGCCATCAATCCCGAGGATGGCGGCGAGCCGGTCGAATATCTGATCCCCAAGAGCAAGGTGATCGACGTTCAGGAAGGCGACTTCGTGAAGCGCGGCGATAACCTGATCGGTGGTTCGCCCGATCCGCACGACATTCTGGAAGTGCTCGGCATCGAGCCGCTGGCCGAATATCTGGTCGCGGAAATCCAGGAAGTCTATCGCTTGCAGGGCGTGAAGATCAACGACAAGCACATCGAAACGATCGTTCGTCAGATGCTGCAGAAGGTCGAGATCATCGAGTCCGGCGACACCACGCTGCTGGTGGGCGAGCAGGTCGACCGCGAGGAAATGGACGAGATCAACGCCAAGCTGGCACCGGGCTTTGCGCCCGCGGCTGGCAAGCCGGTGCTGCTCGGCATCACCAAGGCGTCGCTCCAGACCCGTTCGTTCATCTCGGCCGCGTCCTTCCAGGAAACCACCCGCGTCCTCACGGAAGCGGCGGTTCAGGGTAAGAAGGACACGCTGGTCGGTCTGAAGGAAAACGTCATCGTCGGCCGCCTGATCCCGGCGGGCACGGGTGCGGGCATGAACCGGATGCGCGTTGCCGCCTCGTCGCGTGACGCGGCGCTGCGAGCCGCGCTGCGCGCTTCAAGCCAGGTCGACCTGATCGCGCCAAAGACCGCCGCGCAGGAACATGCCGCTGAACTGGCGCAGGGTGCCGAAGCGGCGATCGGCGACGATCCGCTGGGCGCTGTCCAGGGTGAGGACTTCACCACACAGGATATGGACTGA
- a CDS encoding helix-turn-helix domain-containing protein, translating to MSDQAQLPQGEGDAIADRLREELARRRISRQAVADMARISLSTLEKALAGSRPFTLATVIRLEEALGASLRGQPGHGEVATAPGLAPDHMGAYSRAAVRWIEGDYLTLRASFGTPGGLNAYRTTLFWDDAAGHLRFAESDRADGAFAQAGHVSMPNLSGHTYLATNEAGQHRLIILGRPTREGQMFGLLTTLQAGAGSQLVPVACPVAFVPRAQLPDVPMGVLTAQSPHFPVCRAITDRATKDDFCRWHGG from the coding sequence ATGTCGGATCAGGCGCAATTGCCTCAGGGGGAAGGGGACGCCATAGCCGACCGCCTGCGCGAGGAACTGGCGCGCCGCCGCATTTCCCGTCAGGCAGTGGCCGATATGGCGCGGATCAGTCTGTCCACGCTGGAAAAGGCGCTGGCGGGCAGTCGCCCCTTCACCCTTGCCACCGTCATCCGCCTGGAAGAAGCCCTCGGCGCCAGCCTGCGCGGCCAGCCGGGCCATGGAGAGGTTGCAACTGCTCCCGGTCTCGCCCCGGATCATATGGGTGCTTACAGCCGCGCCGCTGTCCGCTGGATCGAGGGCGACTATCTTACCCTGCGGGCCAGTTTCGGCACGCCGGGGGGGCTCAACGCCTATCGCACGACGCTGTTCTGGGATGATGCAGCGGGCCATCTGCGCTTTGCGGAATCGGACAGGGCGGACGGTGCCTTCGCGCAGGCGGGGCATGTTTCCATGCCCAATCTGTCGGGTCATACCTATCTGGCGACCAATGAAGCGGGGCAGCATCGCCTCATCATCCTGGGCCGCCCCACCCGCGAAGGGCAGATGTTCGGTCTGCTCACCACGCTTCAGGCCGGTGCCGGATCGCAGCTTGTGCCGGTGGCCTGCCCCGTCGCCTTCGTCCCGCGCGCGCAGTTACCCGATGTGCCGATGGGCGTCCTGACCGCGCAGAGCCCGCATTTCCCTGTCTGTCGCGCCATAACAGACCGCGCCACGAAGGACGATTTCTGCCGCTGGCATGGCGGATAA
- a CDS encoding marine proteobacterial sortase target protein: MSPLPFPSRSRHRAFLGLFLLIGLIAAIFLTSRLTASEPEGDPDAIGSGTLMLRGKGVATALPAMRLGTDMDVRVSGQIARVRVTQAFRNSSTQWMEATYLYPLPDDGAVDSLKMVVGQRVIIGRIKRREEARAIYEKAREEGKKAGLVESERPNMFRNSVANVGPGETVLVAIEYQAPVRQLGGEYALRLPLVVGPRYVPPHTLKDGATVADAGNVTAPLSHPALGKEINPVSITVRLDPGFVPANLISPYHHIAVEQDGAQARTIKLVDGQVPADRDFELRWRSASADPTIGLFRQAVDGQSYLMASITPPSRDTKAPAAPREMLFVIDNSGSMGGQSMAAAKESLLYALDTLGPQDRFNVIRFDDTMTRLFERSVPASADQIALARRFTEGLEANGGTEMLPALEAALEDANPADARTVRQIVFLTDGDLSNEKEMMAAIAAKGGRSRVFMVGIGSAPNNYLMRRMSEAGRGTYTNIGSGEEVAAKMTALLDRLKAPVVRDLKVSVDGAPLDLTPRRLPDLYAGEPLVLLGKGDALSGKLTVSGMIGDRPWSQRVDLSQAVDSPAVAKLWANRRIADVEAARAAGETDDATADEAIAQLGLSYSIVTRQTSLVAVDETPSRPDGVGLTREELPLLLPAGWDFDTLFGGQATHAAAKGDMQPADQAEAMDLPQTATGYALLIGQGLLCLLIGLAGLVWMRREARA; encoded by the coding sequence ATGTCCCCTCTCCCCTTCCCCAGCCGGTCGCGGCATCGGGCCTTTCTGGGCCTGTTCCTGCTGATCGGCCTGATCGCCGCCATTTTCCTGACCAGCCGCCTGACGGCATCCGAGCCGGAGGGCGATCCCGATGCGATCGGCAGCGGCACGCTGATGCTGCGCGGCAAGGGCGTGGCCACCGCTTTGCCCGCCATGCGGCTGGGCACCGACATGGACGTACGCGTCAGCGGCCAGATCGCTCGCGTGCGCGTGACGCAGGCTTTCCGCAACAGCAGCACCCAATGGATGGAGGCCACCTATCTCTATCCGCTACCCGATGACGGCGCGGTCGACAGCCTGAAGATGGTCGTCGGCCAACGCGTCATCATCGGCCGGATCAAGCGGCGTGAGGAAGCGCGGGCCATCTACGAAAAGGCGCGCGAGGAAGGGAAGAAGGCGGGGCTAGTCGAATCCGAACGGCCCAATATGTTCCGCAACAGCGTCGCCAATGTGGGGCCGGGCGAAACCGTGCTGGTCGCCATCGAATATCAGGCGCCGGTGCGGCAACTGGGCGGGGAATATGCGCTGCGCCTGCCGCTGGTGGTTGGGCCGCGCTATGTGCCGCCGCATACGCTGAAGGACGGGGCCACCGTGGCCGATGCCGGAAATGTCACCGCGCCGCTGTCGCATCCGGCGCTGGGGAAAGAGATCAACCCGGTCTCGATCACCGTGCGTCTCGATCCCGGTTTCGTACCCGCAAACCTCATCAGCCCGTATCATCATATTGCCGTGGAGCAGGACGGGGCGCAGGCGCGGACGATCAAGCTGGTCGATGGACAAGTGCCCGCCGACCGCGATTTCGAACTGCGCTGGCGGTCCGCGAGCGCCGATCCAACCATCGGCCTGTTCCGGCAGGCGGTGGATGGCCAGTCCTATCTGATGGCGTCGATCACACCGCCAAGCCGCGATACAAAGGCTCCGGCGGCACCGCGCGAGATGCTGTTCGTAATCGACAATAGCGGCTCCATGGGTGGGCAGTCCATGGCGGCGGCGAAGGAAAGCCTGCTTTATGCGCTGGATACGCTGGGGCCGCAGGACCGGTTCAACGTCATCCGCTTCGACGATACGATGACCCGCCTGTTCGAACGCAGCGTGCCTGCCTCGGCCGACCAGATTGCGCTTGCCCGGCGCTTTACCGAAGGACTGGAGGCCAATGGCGGCACGGAGATGCTGCCCGCACTGGAGGCCGCGCTGGAGGATGCCAATCCGGCGGATGCCAGGACCGTGCGGCAGATTGTGTTCCTGACTGATGGCGACCTGTCCAACGAGAAGGAGATGATGGCGGCCATCGCAGCCAAGGGAGGACGCAGCCGGGTCTTCATGGTCGGCATCGGGTCCGCACCCAACAACTATCTGATGCGCCGCATGTCCGAAGCGGGCCGGGGCACCTACACCAATATCGGTTCGGGCGAGGAAGTCGCGGCGAAGATGACCGCCCTGCTCGACCGGCTGAAGGCTCCGGTCGTGCGCGACCTGAAAGTCAGCGTCGACGGCGCGCCGCTGGACCTGACGCCCCGCCGCCTGCCGGACCTTTATGCCGGGGAGCCGCTGGTGCTGCTGGGCAAGGGCGATGCGCTGTCGGGCAAGCTCACCGTGTCCGGCATGATCGGGGACCGGCCCTGGTCGCAGCGGGTGGACCTGTCGCAAGCCGTGGACAGCCCCGCCGTCGCAAAGCTGTGGGCCAATCGCCGCATTGCCGATGTCGAAGCCGCCCGCGCGGCGGGGGAAACGGATGATGCGACGGCGGATGAAGCCATCGCGCAACTGGGCCTGAGCTACAGCATCGTCACCCGCCAGACGAGCCTTGTCGCGGTGGACGAAACGCCCAGCCGCCCCGACGGCGTAGGGCTGACACGGGAAGAATTGCCGTTGCTGCTGCCCGCCGGATGGGATTTCGACACGCTGTTTGGCGGACAGGCTACTCATGCGGCGGCAAAGGGCGACATGCAGCCCGCCGATCAGGCCGAGGCGATGGACCTGCCCCAGACGGCGACCGGCTATGCCCTGCTGATCGGACAGGGGCTGCTGTGCCTGCTGATCGGCCTTGCCGGGTTGGTGTGGATGCGCCGGGAGGCTCGGGCATGA